The following coding sequences are from one Enterococcus sp. 4G2_DIV0659 window:
- a CDS encoding histidine phosphatase family protein, protein MTTFYFVRHGKTELNLSLRFQGGEIDSPLLPVGIEQAIQAGRYLSDVSFDTVAVSTQKRAMDTANYILKENNFLDGLTIQYYDHLRELRFGKREGTEIDHTDEQTDYLRHRPDLYDPTAFGGETIDSLVTRSTETIEKLSQAYPKGKVLVVAHGVLLITLINSLIGKEKANWREGGPLANTSITIVEKTANSDNYMLKTFNDISYQSQNEEA, encoded by the coding sequence ATGACCACATTTTATTTTGTTAGACATGGAAAAACAGAGTTGAATTTAAGTTTACGATTTCAAGGTGGAGAAATTGATTCTCCACTATTGCCTGTAGGGATTGAACAAGCTATTCAAGCTGGACGTTATCTTTCGGATGTTTCGTTTGATACAGTCGCTGTTAGTACCCAAAAACGAGCTATGGATACCGCAAATTATATTCTGAAAGAAAATAACTTTTTAGATGGTTTGACGATTCAGTATTATGATCATTTAAGGGAACTCAGATTTGGTAAAAGAGAAGGTACAGAAATTGATCATACAGATGAGCAAACGGATTATTTACGTCATCGGCCAGATTTATATGACCCTACAGCTTTTGGGGGTGAAACGATTGATTCCTTAGTTACACGCTCCACTGAAACGATCGAAAAACTTAGCCAAGCCTATCCAAAGGGGAAAGTATTGGTTGTAGCGCATGGTGTTTTGCTAATTACGTTGATCAATTCGTTGATTGGAAAAGAAAAGGCCAACTGGCGAGAAGGTGGCCCATTAGCTAATACGAGTATTACGATTGTAGAAAAAACGGCGAATTCTGATAATTATATGTTAAAAACATTTAATGATATTTCTTATCAATCTCAGAATGAAGAAGCATAA
- a CDS encoding MazG nucleotide pyrophosphohydrolase domain-containing protein, with amino-acid sequence MELTHYQQWISDFYKKRGWYALNPFIRVGFLAEETGEVARAVRALEIGRDRPDEKVQEKEALIQELTEELGDVLDNVFILADTYDIRFEDILTSHKAKLEERFKDTSR; translated from the coding sequence GTGGAACTTACACATTATCAACAATGGATCAGCGATTTTTATAAAAAAAGAGGTTGGTATGCACTTAACCCATTTATCCGTGTAGGCTTTTTAGCTGAAGAAACTGGTGAGGTCGCTCGAGCCGTACGTGCTTTAGAAATTGGGCGGGATCGCCCTGATGAAAAAGTTCAAGAAAAAGAAGCATTGATTCAGGAGTTAACAGAAGAATTAGGTGATGTTTTAGATAACGTTTTTATTCTTGCAGATACTTACGATATTCGTTTTGAAGATATTTTAACATCCCATAAAGCAAAATTAGAAGAACGTTTTAAAGATACATCACGATGA
- a CDS encoding amino acid ABC transporter ATP-binding protein, giving the protein MNQIIEVEHLRKSFGENEVLKDINVTVNKGEVVTIIGSSGSGKSTFLRCINLLEKPTGGKIIYNGENVLERGYNLPKYRTHLGMVFQSFNLFNNMNVLENCTSGQITVLKRGKEEASKIALENLVKVGMERFVDAKPAQLSGGQKQRVAIARALSMNPDVMLFDEPTSALDPEMVGEVLKTMKDLAQTGLTMIIVTHEMEFAKEVSDRVIFMDKGVIAEEGTADDIFVHPKEERTKEFLHRILSKA; this is encoded by the coding sequence ATGAACCAAATTATTGAAGTCGAACATCTAAGAAAAAGCTTCGGTGAAAATGAAGTCTTAAAAGATATCAATGTGACGGTAAACAAAGGTGAAGTTGTAACGATCATCGGTTCTTCTGGTTCGGGTAAATCAACCTTTTTACGTTGCATCAATTTGCTAGAAAAACCAACTGGCGGCAAAATCATTTATAATGGTGAGAATGTGCTGGAACGTGGCTATAACTTACCAAAATACCGTACACATTTAGGCATGGTTTTCCAATCATTTAATTTATTTAATAACATGAATGTCTTAGAAAATTGTACGTCTGGACAAATCACTGTCTTGAAACGAGGCAAAGAAGAAGCCAGCAAAATTGCTCTGGAAAACCTTGTAAAAGTTGGAATGGAGCGGTTTGTTGATGCAAAACCTGCGCAACTTTCAGGTGGACAGAAACAACGTGTCGCAATTGCTCGCGCATTGTCAATGAATCCTGATGTGATGCTTTTTGATGAACCAACTTCTGCACTTGATCCTGAAATGGTTGGCGAAGTTTTAAAAACAATGAAAGACCTTGCTCAGACCGGATTAACCATGATTATTGTGACACATGAGATGGAATTTGCCAAAGAAGTTTCAGACCGTGTAATCTTCATGGATAAAGGCGTAATCGCTGAAGAAGGAACAGCAGATGATATCTTTGTTCATCCAAAAGAAGAACGAACAAAAGAATTCTTGCACCGTATTTTATCCAAAGCATAA
- a CDS encoding ABC transporter permease subunit (The N-terminal region of this protein, as described by TIGR01726, is a three transmembrane segment that identifies a subfamily of ABC transporter permease subunits, which specificities that include histidine, arginine, glutamine, glutamate, L-cystine (sic), the opines (in Agrobacterium) octopine and nopaline, etc.): MLSMFYVPQFSQAEGAGTNDEFRVGMEAGYAPFNWSQKTDANGAVPIQGNSSYAGGYDVQIAKKIADGLNKKLVIVQTKWDGLAPALQSGKIDAIIAGMSPTAERRKEIDFTNPYYESQLVVVVQKKGTFAEAKNLKDLSGAKITAQLNTFHYSVIDQIPDVNKQQAMDNFSAMRTALASGMIDGYVSERPEGVTATSVNKDLKMLEFSKEDGFQTNAEDVQIAVGMRKGDTEISKVNQILSEISSNERTKIMDQAVKDQPAAETSDSEKSGVLADFKNIWDQYGSMFLRGAGLTLFIALIGTVVGTTLGLLIGVVRTIPESESKATRVFQKIGNGLLSIYIEVFRGTPMMVQAMVIFYGLALAFGISLDRTVAALFIVSINTGAYMSEIVRGGIFAVDRGQFEAAQAIGMTHGQTMRKVVVPQVLRNILPATGNEFVINIKDTAVLSVIGVADLFFQGNAASGANFQFFQTFTIVGIMYLIMTYAITRVLRVVEKKMDGPSAYVKLEETDNLKES, translated from the coding sequence ATGCTTAGCATGTTTTACGTACCACAATTTAGCCAAGCAGAAGGAGCTGGCACAAATGATGAATTTCGTGTCGGGATGGAAGCTGGATATGCACCATTTAACTGGTCGCAAAAAACAGATGCAAATGGTGCTGTACCAATTCAAGGAAATTCTTCTTATGCAGGAGGATATGATGTTCAGATCGCTAAAAAAATTGCGGATGGACTAAATAAAAAATTAGTTATTGTGCAAACAAAGTGGGACGGGTTAGCTCCTGCGTTACAATCAGGAAAAATCGATGCAATCATTGCTGGTATGAGCCCAACTGCTGAACGCCGTAAAGAAATCGACTTTACGAATCCTTACTATGAATCACAATTAGTCGTCGTGGTTCAAAAAAAGGGGACATTTGCAGAGGCTAAAAACTTAAAGGATTTATCTGGCGCAAAAATCACTGCACAGCTAAATACCTTCCATTATAGTGTGATTGATCAAATTCCAGATGTGAATAAGCAGCAAGCAATGGATAATTTTTCTGCTATGAGAACTGCCTTAGCATCCGGCATGATTGACGGATATGTCAGCGAACGTCCTGAAGGGGTAACTGCGACAAGTGTGAACAAAGACTTAAAAATGCTAGAATTCTCTAAAGAGGACGGCTTCCAAACAAATGCAGAAGATGTTCAAATTGCTGTCGGTATGCGCAAAGGAGATACTGAAATCAGCAAAGTGAATCAAATTTTATCAGAGATTTCTTCAAACGAACGAACAAAAATTATGGATCAGGCGGTTAAAGATCAGCCAGCTGCTGAAACAAGTGACAGTGAAAAATCAGGTGTTCTAGCTGATTTCAAAAATATTTGGGATCAATACGGCAGCATGTTCTTACGTGGTGCAGGTTTAACTTTATTTATCGCACTGATAGGAACAGTAGTTGGTACAACATTAGGTTTATTAATTGGCGTTGTTCGGACGATTCCTGAATCTGAAAGCAAAGCAACTCGTGTTTTCCAAAAAATTGGCAATGGTTTACTTTCAATCTATATTGAAGTATTCCGCGGTACACCAATGATGGTACAAGCAATGGTTATCTTTTATGGTTTAGCCTTAGCTTTTGGGATCTCTTTAGATCGGACTGTTGCTGCGTTGTTTATTGTTTCTATTAATACAGGTGCTTATATGTCTGAAATCGTGCGTGGTGGAATTTTCGCTGTTGATCGTGGACAATTTGAAGCAGCCCAAGCAATTGGAATGACTCATGGGCAAACGATGCGTAAAGTTGTAGTACCTCAAGTACTGCGTAATATTTTACCTGCTACAGGAAATGAGTTTGTCATCAATATCAAAGATACAGCTGTTTTGAGTGTTATTGGCGTAGCTGATTTATTCTTCCAAGGAAATGCCGCATCAGGCGCGAACTTCCAATTTTTCCAAACATTTACAATCGTTGGAATCATGTACTTGATTATGACGTATGCAATTACTCGTGTTTTACGTGTTGTAGAGAAAAAAATGGATGGCCCTTCTGCTTATGTGAAACTAGAAGAAACGGATAATCTAAAAGAAAGCTAA
- a CDS encoding helix-turn-helix domain-containing protein, with protein sequence MLYEELMMDSGMLTKFKIFKRIIRVNQSNISINRLSEELSLTYQQTSIVCTELNNDLAKILSNHPSILHKAGKVDSSKLLVTIDEYRYFLLQKSIPFQYILYFLNHDSPNIDDFCQRYFVSRSTVSRKMLPLKKHVKRFDLRFTYTEANLVGDERSVRVALFDALWLGTRGTIWPFKSVTIEEAEKITAAFAEYFPLSRTYLGTKELTYFAAIFLCRTRKKMYVDYDNHYNFLMDNNPYYDFERLNKELGPRALPAKYSKSESSFIFFLAHYAPFYTLDDDPSLRQTLHDFSTRPNPVYTFVQEFLDYAKSTILDKEPELLDKPIIIGNLINITFTFYVLGKPFPNLQLLVETPQKMSKTEQFLEQKLQHFFDEKAIEKDYKFIYTIKKPFISAFKSVLMPVYDQPKHSEHLKVGVAFEHNFTLVRMIYQFLNDLGFIDATPYQENLNDHYDLVISSSLLPRKKYPELPLYFWDLSYGSKDLADLYKTLQQLFEKKNMVQDEQ encoded by the coding sequence ATGTTGTATGAGGAATTAATGATGGATTCAGGAATGCTGACTAAATTCAAGATTTTCAAGCGAATTATTCGAGTGAATCAATCAAATATATCTATTAATCGATTATCTGAAGAGTTATCATTAACGTATCAGCAAACATCCATTGTATGCACAGAGCTGAATAATGATCTAGCTAAAATTTTATCGAACCATCCATCGATTTTACATAAAGCTGGAAAGGTTGATAGCAGTAAATTACTTGTAACGATTGATGAATATCGTTACTTTCTATTACAAAAATCTATTCCCTTCCAGTATATTCTTTATTTTTTAAACCATGATTCACCAAACATAGACGACTTTTGTCAACGTTATTTTGTCAGCCGTTCGACCGTTTCTAGAAAGATGCTTCCGTTAAAAAAGCACGTAAAACGCTTTGATTTACGATTTACCTATACAGAGGCAAATCTCGTTGGTGATGAACGTTCTGTTCGAGTGGCTCTTTTCGATGCACTTTGGCTAGGTACACGTGGGACTATTTGGCCTTTTAAAAGCGTTACTATAGAGGAAGCCGAAAAAATCACAGCAGCATTCGCTGAATATTTTCCTTTATCAAGAACGTATCTTGGAACGAAGGAATTAACTTATTTTGCAGCAATCTTTCTTTGCCGTACGCGAAAAAAAATGTATGTTGACTATGATAATCATTATAACTTTTTGATGGACAATAATCCTTATTATGATTTTGAACGTTTAAATAAAGAATTGGGTCCTCGGGCATTACCGGCCAAATACAGCAAGTCAGAAAGTAGCTTTATCTTTTTTTTAGCTCACTATGCGCCTTTTTATACACTAGACGATGATCCTTCATTGCGTCAAACATTGCATGATTTTTCTACACGTCCTAATCCAGTTTACACATTCGTACAAGAATTTTTGGACTATGCGAAATCAACAATTTTAGATAAAGAACCTGAACTTTTAGACAAACCGATAATTATCGGTAATCTGATTAATATTACTTTCACTTTCTATGTATTAGGCAAGCCTTTTCCAAATTTACAATTATTAGTTGAAACACCTCAAAAAATGAGTAAAACAGAGCAATTTCTTGAACAAAAACTGCAACATTTTTTTGATGAAAAAGCGATTGAAAAAGACTATAAATTTATTTACACAATAAAGAAACCTTTTATTAGTGCCTTTAAAAGTGTTTTAATGCCTGTTTACGATCAGCCAAAGCATTCTGAGCATTTAAAAGTTGGTGTCGCTTTTGAGCATAATTTTACATTGGTAAGAATGATTTATCAGTTTTTAAATGATTTAGGTTTTATAGATGCTACGCCTTATCAAGAAAATTTGAATGATCACTACGATTTAGTTATCAGTTCCTCTTTGCTTCCGAGAAAAAAATACCCAGAATTACCCTTGTATTTTTGGGATTTATCTTATGGAAGTAAAGATTTAGCGGATTTATACAAAACACTGCAACAGTTGTTTGAGAAAAAGAATATGGTTCAGGACGAGCAATAG
- a CDS encoding IS3 family transposase → MDNFFGLMTQEIDYGRSFSSFEELKQGVTKYIDYYKHHRTKVKLTGMSPVQYRIHTSQIAG, encoded by the coding sequence ATGGACAATTTCTTTGGTCTAATGACACAAGAAATAGATTACGGTCGTAGCTTTTCTAGCTTTGAGGAATTAAAACAAGGCGTTACAAAGTATATTGATTATTACAAGCACCATCGGACAAAAGTAAAATTGACTGGTATGAGCCCGGTTCAATACCGGATTCATACCAGCCAAATAGCTGGTTAA
- a CDS encoding TIGR00730 family Rossman fold protein, with the protein MAVYCGASVGNKAIYQEKTKELGQWLSANGYDLVYGGGNVGLMGILADTVIENGRKVIGVMPKFLLDRELAYEGIKMYIVNDMHERKRKMIDLADCYLALPGGPGTLEEISEVVSWGRIGEHQNPCVFFNVDGYYNLLADFFDKMVTDGFLTKEDREKIFFSDSLEEIKEFIDTFTPPTIRQYN; encoded by the coding sequence ATGGCAGTTTATTGTGGGGCAAGCGTAGGGAACAAGGCAATTTATCAGGAAAAAACCAAAGAACTAGGACAATGGCTGAGTGCCAATGGCTATGATTTAGTTTATGGTGGTGGCAATGTTGGATTGATGGGTATTCTAGCAGATACGGTTATTGAGAATGGTAGAAAAGTAATTGGTGTGATGCCGAAATTTTTATTGGATCGTGAGCTGGCATATGAAGGCATTAAAATGTATATTGTAAATGATATGCATGAACGGAAACGAAAAATGATTGATTTAGCAGATTGCTATTTGGCGTTACCAGGCGGTCCTGGGACACTGGAAGAAATTTCAGAAGTGGTTTCTTGGGGACGTATAGGAGAGCATCAAAATCCGTGTGTATTTTTCAATGTAGATGGGTATTATAATTTATTAGCCGATTTTTTTGATAAGATGGTTACAGACGGCTTTTTAACAAAAGAAGATCGAGAAAAGATTTTCTTCTCTGATTCGCTAGAGGAGATAAAAGAATTTATAGATACGTTCACACCGCCGACAATCAGACAATATAACTAA
- the brnQ gene encoding branched-chain amino acid transport system II carrier protein — protein MTKKLSWRDYLYVGSMLFGLFFGAGNLIFPVHMGQVAGANIFLANLGFLITGIGLPFLGVIAIGISKSNGVFDLATRVNRRYAVVFTVLLYLTIGPFFALPRLATTSFEIGMVPFIPEDQHKLFLAIFSALFFLIAWAFSRKPSKLLDYVGKFLNPLFLFLLAILILFAFFRPLGTISSAPIGSDYVDNPFFKGFTEGYNTLDALASLAFGIIIVSTIKGMGVEKPNDIAKDTIKSGAISIVLMGIIYTLLSYMGTMSLGGFPLSENGGVALAQIANHYLGNLGSILLAFIVILACLKTAIGLITACSETFSELFPKGSYPFYIAVASILPCLFANVGLTNIIQFSIPVLMFLYPLAMTLMILVIISPLFQHRKKVYQMTTYVTLVAALLDAFNSAPAFIQSNFVVATILDLAKNYLPLFSIGMGWVIPALVGFFVGLIWSKMVD, from the coding sequence GTGACAAAAAAATTATCATGGCGTGATTACCTTTATGTAGGGTCTATGCTATTTGGCTTATTTTTTGGAGCTGGGAATTTGATTTTCCCTGTTCATATGGGGCAAGTTGCTGGCGCAAATATCTTTTTAGCAAATCTTGGCTTTTTGATTACTGGAATTGGACTGCCTTTTTTAGGAGTAATTGCCATTGGTATTTCTAAAAGCAACGGTGTCTTTGATTTAGCGACGCGTGTGAATCGCCGTTATGCTGTTGTTTTTACCGTCTTACTTTATTTAACGATTGGTCCATTCTTTGCCTTGCCTCGTTTGGCAACAACATCTTTTGAAATTGGAATGGTGCCATTTATTCCCGAAGATCAACATAAGTTATTTTTAGCTATTTTTTCAGCATTATTCTTTTTGATCGCTTGGGCGTTTTCTCGTAAACCATCCAAGTTGCTAGATTATGTAGGAAAATTTTTAAATCCATTATTTTTATTCTTATTAGCAATTCTGATTCTCTTTGCATTCTTTCGTCCATTAGGAACCATATCTTCGGCTCCAATTGGTAGTGATTACGTGGATAATCCTTTCTTTAAAGGGTTCACTGAAGGATATAACACGTTAGATGCATTAGCTTCATTAGCGTTCGGTATCATTATCGTCTCTACCATTAAGGGGATGGGCGTGGAAAAACCAAATGATATTGCAAAAGATACCATAAAATCTGGTGCAATAAGTATTGTCTTGATGGGCATCATTTATACGTTGTTGTCTTATATGGGTACTATGAGCTTAGGTGGCTTTCCACTAAGTGAGAACGGCGGCGTGGCTTTAGCTCAAATCGCTAATCATTATCTAGGTAATTTAGGAAGTATTTTGCTTGCTTTTATTGTTATTCTAGCTTGTTTAAAAACAGCAATCGGCTTGATTACAGCTTGCTCTGAAACCTTTAGTGAACTTTTTCCAAAAGGTTCTTATCCTTTTTATATCGCAGTAGCTAGCATTTTGCCTTGCTTGTTTGCAAATGTTGGATTAACAAATATCATTCAATTCTCGATTCCTGTATTGATGTTTCTTTATCCTTTAGCAATGACCTTAATGATTTTAGTGATTATCAGCCCCTTGTTCCAGCATCGAAAAAAAGTATACCAGATGACTACTTATGTCACATTAGTTGCCGCCCTACTTGACGCATTCAATAGTGCACCAGCATTTATTCAATCAAATTTTGTTGTTGCAACTATTTTAGACCTAGCGAAAAATTATTTACCTTTATTCTCAATTGGAATGGGTTGGGTTATTCCTGCTTTGGTTGGTTTTTTCGTTGGGTTGATTTGGTCCAAAATGGTTGATTAG
- a CDS encoding GNAT family N-acetyltransferase — protein sequence MENKLTIRLVEEKDYPMLLEIENSIWTYENSPVVHYYASVDEYKEKTTGHLIFVAADDENVHGFIDVHHPTPLLSHKKNWMFGIGVHSNSQSLGIGHKLLDYLKEAASREGIHKISLRVMGSNTHAIRFYRKNDFVQEALFKDEFFIDGRFYDDYQFAYFTD from the coding sequence ATGGAAAATAAGCTAACCATTCGACTTGTTGAAGAAAAAGATTATCCTATGTTACTTGAAATTGAGAATAGCATTTGGACATATGAGAATTCTCCTGTCGTTCATTATTATGCCTCTGTAGATGAGTACAAAGAAAAAACGACTGGACATCTTATTTTTGTAGCTGCTGATGACGAGAATGTACATGGTTTTATTGATGTGCATCATCCAACTCCTTTACTTTCACATAAAAAAAACTGGATGTTCGGCATTGGTGTTCATTCAAATAGCCAATCTTTAGGAATTGGGCACAAATTATTGGATTACTTAAAAGAAGCAGCATCTCGTGAAGGCATCCATAAAATTTCGCTACGTGTTATGGGATCAAATACTCATGCTATTCGATTTTATCGGAAAAATGATTTTGTTCAAGAGGCACTATTCAAAGATGAATTTTTTATCGATGGTCGTTTTTACGATGACTATCAATTTGCTTATTTTACTGATTAA
- a CDS encoding Ig-like domain-containing protein, with product MKKFKLGFIGMALLGTSLIGLSPTSHAVEKAKAPAAKEVVVTPNEVAPEDIVVEHTQVEVNVGESIALKASVLPENATNKQLYWDTTDEGIVTVDANGKITGVNAGETVIDVTTADGKITKQIFVTVNEVAPEEIKVEKEQVELTVGESMTLNASVLPENATDKELFWIPMDESIATVDDNGKITGVNPGKTEILVLSVTNFGDIEKTITVTVNKQKPANLTFSQENGLYFSKQDIRGTSEVAPNANKKATVLLHLSQPTDLYDLKIGEVDFAGGTGVYNVQPITLDRPMTKTLYAVSTTRILDNSKLIIMYVDKKDPTIVKDYFVVNNI from the coding sequence TTGAAGAAATTTAAATTAGGTTTTATTGGTATGGCATTATTGGGTACATCTCTTATTGGTTTGTCCCCTACATCACATGCAGTGGAGAAGGCTAAAGCTCCTGCTGCAAAAGAAGTGGTGGTAACTCCAAATGAAGTTGCTCCTGAAGATATCGTTGTTGAGCACACTCAAGTAGAAGTAAATGTTGGTGAATCTATCGCTCTTAAAGCTTCTGTTTTACCTGAAAATGCAACGAACAAACAATTATACTGGGATACAACAGACGAAGGAATTGTCACAGTAGATGCTAATGGCAAAATCACGGGCGTTAATGCTGGTGAAACAGTGATTGACGTAACAACTGCTGATGGAAAAATCACAAAACAGATCTTTGTAACTGTAAACGAAGTTGCTCCTGAAGAAATTAAAGTTGAAAAAGAACAAGTTGAGCTAACTGTTGGCGAGTCAATGACACTTAATGCCTCTGTTTTACCTGAAAATGCGACAGATAAAGAATTGTTCTGGATTCCAATGGACGAGTCAATTGCTACTGTGGATGATAATGGCAAAATCACAGGCGTAAATCCTGGTAAAACAGAAATTTTGGTTCTATCTGTGACTAACTTTGGTGACATCGAAAAAACGATTACTGTTACGGTAAATAAACAAAAACCCGCAAATCTAACGTTTTCACAAGAAAATGGTTTATACTTTTCTAAACAAGATATCAGAGGAACCTCTGAAGTAGCTCCGAATGCCAATAAAAAAGCAACAGTTCTTTTGCATTTAAGCCAACCAACTGATCTATACGATTTAAAAATCGGTGAAGTAGACTTTGCTGGTGGTACTGGTGTGTATAATGTTCAACCAATTACACTGGATCGTCCAATGACTAAAACGTTATACGCTGTTAGTACAACTAGAATATTAGATAACAGCAAACTGATTATCATGTATGTGGATAAGAAAGATCCTACAATCGTAAAAGATTACTTTGTTGTTAATAATATTTAA
- a CDS encoding Ig-like domain-containing protein: protein MVPSQSQQAWGIENRSIIGTDDRIQVTDTTLSPYQSTVFIAANGGLGSGSVIGKDTVLTAAHVVNKIKDNPTADTNYVIPGRNGATLPFGKFKIKEINIHQKYLSHTDSNHDIAVITLEQSNGKSIGDLVKQNRLSLTNEVTLGNAVSTMGYPGDKPWGTMWESKGQIIGQNENIIKYDFDTKGGQSGSPVFNEQNEIIAVHTSGSTVHNNGVKLNSEHLEFISKHIGESSNSFNEVTDIQVDKEVVELAIGESVKINATVMPENATNKQLFWDTTAEQIAVVDQDGTITGTGEGTTVIDVLADNKKVVKYIIVTVTKEIEPKEIVVEKEKVELAVGETMTLKASVLPEEAVRKELYWISMDEDIATVDDDGNITGLAPGSTELLILSYDGKIEKYITAEIKEKEEPLQRANLTFPKKTGVYFSKQDIKETIGTNANSIGNVNIVLHLNKPNRLYDLKIAELDFFGGTGVYNVQPVALNQPMTKSLYTVNATKKITNSKMIIMYVDKKNPTIVKDYFIVSGL, encoded by the coding sequence ATGGTCCCTTCTCAATCGCAACAAGCATGGGGGATTGAAAATCGTTCGATTATTGGTACCGATGATCGTATTCAGGTGACAGATACAACGCTTTCGCCATACCAAAGCACTGTATTTATCGCTGCCAATGGAGGACTTGGCTCAGGCTCAGTAATAGGGAAAGATACTGTTTTAACCGCAGCGCATGTAGTTAATAAAATTAAAGATAATCCAACGGCTGATACAAATTACGTTATTCCTGGAAGAAATGGTGCTACTCTTCCATTTGGAAAGTTTAAAATTAAAGAAATCAATATCCATCAAAAATACCTAAGCCATACGGATTCTAATCATGATATCGCAGTGATTACCCTTGAACAAAGTAATGGCAAGAGTATCGGTGATCTTGTGAAACAGAATCGTCTGAGTTTGACAAATGAAGTAACTTTAGGAAATGCAGTTTCCACTATGGGGTATCCAGGAGATAAGCCTTGGGGGACGATGTGGGAAAGTAAAGGACAAATTATAGGACAAAACGAAAACATCATCAAATACGATTTTGATACTAAGGGTGGTCAATCTGGATCGCCAGTTTTTAATGAGCAAAATGAAATAATTGCTGTGCACACTTCTGGTAGTACAGTTCATAATAATGGAGTAAAGCTCAATTCAGAACATCTTGAGTTTATTTCAAAACACATTGGAGAATCATCTAACTCTTTTAATGAAGTGACTGATATACAAGTAGATAAGGAAGTAGTAGAGTTGGCTATTGGCGAATCTGTAAAAATAAACGCAACAGTTATGCCAGAAAATGCAACAAATAAACAATTATTTTGGGATACAACAGCTGAACAAATCGCTGTTGTTGATCAAGATGGAACAATCACAGGGACAGGTGAAGGGACAACTGTAATTGATGTACTAGCTGACAATAAAAAGGTTGTTAAATATATTATTGTCACTGTGACGAAAGAGATAGAACCCAAAGAAATAGTTGTTGAAAAAGAAAAAGTAGAGCTGGCTGTAGGGGAAACTATGACTCTTAAAGCTTCTGTTTTACCTGAAGAAGCAGTACGTAAAGAGTTATATTGGATTTCGATGGACGAAGACATTGCGACTGTTGATGATGATGGGAACATTACAGGTCTAGCTCCGGGTTCAACAGAACTGTTGATTTTATCTTATGATGGAAAAATAGAAAAATATATCACAGCTGAAATTAAAGAAAAAGAAGAGCCATTACAACGAGCAAATCTGACCTTCCCTAAAAAAACTGGGGTATATTTTTCTAAACAAGATATTAAAGAAACCATTGGGACAAACGCGAATAGTATTGGAAATGTAAACATTGTTCTTCATTTAAATAAACCAAATCGTTTGTATGATTTGAAAATTGCCGAGTTAGATTTTTTTGGTGGTACTGGTGTATATAATGTTCAGCCAGTAGCGTTAAACCAACCAATGACTAAGTCGCTATATACGGTTAATGCCACTAAAAAAATAACGAACAGCAAGATGATTATCATGTATGTAGATAAGAAAAATCCTACAATCGTAAAAGATTATTTCATTGTTAGTGGATTATAA